In Chryseobacterium sp., the genomic window TCAATTACATTATTTGCTTATTCAGTACCAAATGTTGGGACGACAGGAGCTTCAGTAACTCCTAGTCCTGCTCCATCAGGAAATACCGCTACTGGTGATATTCATACTCATGCAGCATACGATGTTAATTACGCAAATAATATTTTTTCAGGTTCCACTACTGGGAACAATTTAACTTCTACAAGCGGTGATGTTGGGGATAATAACAGAACAGGGTTGATCGGTTATGTTGCGACACCAAACGGATCATTACAAAAGTATGATCCATCAACAGGAAATATTACAACGTTGAGTACAAATTTACCAAGTGATCCGAATGACCCTGCTAGATTAAATAATGTTTCCCCAACACCGACGCCTTCAATTTCACCATTACCGCCAGCTCCACCAGTAGTAATTCCGCCACCACCACCGCCCATAAATCCTGTGAATACTCCAAATTCACAGTCAATACCTAATAATAACCAACCAGTAACAACTCCTTAAAATGAAAATGTATTTTTAATATTATCGATATTTTCTCTTTTTGCGTCCTGTAAATCGTTGAATAAATCTGATATGACGAATAAACCTATGAATAATTCTAATATTAACACCATTGATTATGTTCCTAATGAAGAAACTGCAGTAAAAATAGCTCAAGCTGTTTGGTATTCTATATATGGGAATAAGATAGATCATTTTCTACCCTATAAAGCTGTTTTAGTAAATAATGTATGGATTGTTAATGGTACACTTCATGATAGAAAGGGGGTGTTCCATATATTGAAATTCAAAAAAAAGATGGTAAGATTTTAAAAGTTATTCACGAGAAGTAAAGGGGCTCCCGATCTCTTGGCTTTGTAATCCATGAGCAATAATAAAATAACCCTCGCAAAATAGACTGTCCCCAAAAAGTTAGACACTTTTTAGGGGCAGTTTTATGGGAATGGAAACATGACCGGTCATGCCGATAAAGGGATTTCCTCCATTCAATATAATTATTTAAATTTACCCAAACAAATTACCCAGAACTCTAAGGTCACCCATTATACCTACAGGGCAGACGGCGTAAAAGTGAAGAAGCTCTTTGGAGATATAGAAACGGATTATCTGGACGGGTTCCAGTATAAGTCTACCAAGCCTTCAGAGGAAGGAACAGGAGAAGTCATGACACTTCCTGACCCCAATGAAGTTGCCGTAATGAAACTACGGATCATTCCTACTTCCGAAGGGTATTATGATGCTCTGAATAGTTTATATGTTTATAATTATACAGACCATCTGGGCAATATAAGATTAAGTTATACGGATACCAACAGAGATG contains:
- a CDS encoding DUF4329 domain-containing protein translates to MEKLHAGCRKVFNVDPLADKYRKWTPYAFSGNIVINAVELEGLEPGVLFGSMDTAAENFGQQYNGTSINVNQEYGSTIYSSTTIVNGTSITLFAYSVPNVGTTGASVTPSPAPSGNTATGDIHTHAAYDVNYANNIFSGSTTGNNLTSTSGDVGDNNRTGLIGYVATPNGSLQKYDPSTGNITTLSTNLPSDPNDPARLNNVSPTPTPSISPLPPAPPVVIPPPPPPINPVNTPNSQSIPNNNQPVTTP